Proteins encoded in a region of the Neodiprion lecontei isolate iyNeoLeco1 chromosome 5, iyNeoLeco1.1, whole genome shotgun sequence genome:
- the LOC107220832 gene encoding cryptochrome-1 isoform X7: protein MTDGEKAQHGGLKPFRRDGKKHTVHWFRKGLRLHDNPALREGLTGATTFRCVFVLDPWFAGSTNVGINKWRFLLQCLEDLDRSLWKLNSRLFVIRGQPADVLPKLFKEWGTTDLTFEEDPEPFGRVLNQNITTLCEEMGISVVQRVSHTLYKLDSIIEKNGGKAPLTYHQFQNVAAAMDPPPPPEALVTSEFTTGAYTPIMVNHNDVYGVPTLEELGFETENLLPPVWIGGETEALVRLEYHLARRYWVASFGRPKMTPQSLLASQTGLSPYLRFGCLSTRLFFYQLTDLYKKVLRIKKAVPPLSLHGQLLWREFFYCAATRNPSFDRMQGNPICVQIPWDKNAEALAKWANGQTGFPWIDAIMTQLREEGWIHHLTRHAVACFLTRGDLWLSWEEGMKVFDELLLDADWSVNAGMWMWLSCSSFFQQFFHCYCPVRFGRKADPNGDYIRRYVPALKTFPAKYIHEPWNAPQSIQQTAKCIIGKDYPLPMVDHGKSSRINIERMKQVYQQLNKYRGNGLPGTRGETIVSNDWQTYDSEFYSFRSRRTAKLYASDSHTSPVGRR from the exons ATGACCGACGGTGAGAAGGCCCAGCATGGGGGTCTGAAACCGTTCCGGAGGGACGGCAAGAAGCACACCGTCCACTGGTTCCGGAAGGGGCTCAGACTCCATGACAATCCGGCCCTTCGGGAGGGACTTACAGGCGCCACGACCTTCCGGTGCGTGTTCGTTCTCGACCCGTGGTTCGCCGGCAGCACCAACGTCGGCATTAACAAGTGGCG GTTCCTGCTGCAGTGTCTGGAGGACCTCGACCGGTCTTTGTGGAAGCTAAACTCCCGGCTTTTCGTTATTCGCGGACAACCAGCCGACGTGTTACCAAAACTCTTTAAAGAGTGGGGCACCACGGATCTCACCTTCGAAGAGGATCCCGAGCCGTTCGGACGGGTTCTCAACCAGAACATAACGACGCTCTGCGAGGAAATGGGCATATCGGTGGTGCAGAGGGTGTCCCACACGCTCTACAAACTGGACAG TATCATCGAGAAGAACGGAGGAAAGGCGCCTCTGACTTATCACCAGTTCCAGAATGTCGCAGCCGCGATGGACCCACCGCCACCGCCCGAGGCTTTGGTAACTTCCGAATTCACGACTGGAGCTTACACGCCTATCATGGTGAATCACAACGACGTGTACGGCGTGCCCACTCTAGAGGAGCTAG GCTTCGAGACCGAGAATTTGCTGCCTCCTGTTTGGATCGGCGGCGAGACTGAAGCCCTGGTGAGGCTTGAGTATCACCTCGCACGTAGATATTGGGTGGCAAGCTTCGGCCGTCCCAAAATGACCCCGCAATCGCTTCTCGCGAGTCAGACAGGCCTTTCTCCTTATCTCCGTTTCGGCTGTCTCAGCACGAGACTCTTTTTCTACCAGCTCACGGACTTGTACAAAAAGGTTTTGCGT ATTAAGAAAGCCGTGCCGCCATTGTCGCTTCACGGGCAGCTGCTGTGGcgggaatttttttactgCGCCGCTACGCGGAATCCGAGCTTCGACAGGATGCAGGGTAACCCGATTTGCGTTCAGATACCGTGGGACAAGAATGCCGAGGCGCTCGCCAAGTGGGCGAAC GGTCAAACAGGGTTTCCCTGGATCGATGCAATTATGACTCAGCTCCGAGAGGAAGGCTGGATTCATCATCTGACGAGGCATGCAGTCGCGTGTTTCCTGACCAGAGGGGATCTCTGGTTATCCTGGGAGGAGGGGATgaag GTATTCGACGAACTTCTCCTGGATGCCGACTGGTCCGTAAACGCCGGTATGTGGATGTGGCTCTCCTGTAGTTCGTTTTTCCAGCAATTCTTCCACTGCTACTGTCCTGTCCGGTTTGGCCGTAAAGCCGACCCCAACGGCGACTACATAAG GCGCTACGTGCCAGCCTTGAAGACCTTTCCAGCAAAGTACATACACGAGCCGTGGAACGCGCCGCAGAGCATTCAGCAGACGGCCAAATGCATAATTGGGAAGGACTATCCACTGCCGATGGTCGACCACGGGAAGAGTTCGCGGATAAATATCGAGCGTATGAAGCAGGTCTACCAGCAGCTCAACAAGTACAGGGGAAATG GACTCCCAGGCACGAGGGGAGAAACAATAG TTTCGAACGATTGGCAAACTTATGACAGTGAGTTTTATTCTTTCCGATCAAGAAGGACTGCTAAATTGTACGCTAGCGACAGCCACACTTCCCCAGTCGGAAGAAGATGA